Proteins found in one Methanospirillum hungatei JF-1 genomic segment:
- a CDS encoding PIN domain-containing protein translates to MSEEIFHPYLLDTSALFSYIEDEPGADTVELALREKTTFIPWTVLMEVYSITLQEDGIAEADRRIALIKELNVKILLNMDESTLLTAARLKAEHKISFADAIIAAFAIRKNCILMHKDPEYESLRGWVLMEVLPYKNVNNQ, encoded by the coding sequence ATGTCTGAAGAAATATTCCATCCCTACCTTCTGGATACATCAGCACTCTTTTCATACATAGAGGATGAACCAGGAGCTGATACGGTTGAATTAGCGTTGAGGGAAAAAACTACATTCATCCCCTGGACAGTTCTGATGGAGGTGTATTCCATTACCTTGCAGGAGGATGGTATTGCAGAAGCAGATCGGCGAATTGCTCTAATTAAAGAACTTAATGTAAAGATTCTATTGAATATGGATGAGTCAACCCTGCTTACAGCTGCCCGATTGAAAGCGGAACATAAAATCTCTTTCGCTGACGCGATAATTGCCGCATTCGCAATTCGAAAAAACTGCATACTTATGCACAAGGATCCTGAGTATGAGTCTCTTCGTGGCTGGGTATTAATGGAAGTTTTGCCATATAAGAATGTAAATAACCAATAA
- a CDS encoding radical SAM protein, translating to MTHHIFGPVISRRLGRSLGIDLIPFKTCSYNCAYCECGATTDLTSQRREFFPPDEIIRQLDTVLSSSPKLDYITFAGSGEPTLSLSLGPVLVYLKKNYEQYKVAVLTNGSLCTDPAVRRDLLPADLVSPTITTTTQEIFERIHRPAPGLFVKEIIQGLQSLRNEYSGQIWLEVFLVPGLNTSDNELEMLRNAVFSIRPDRIQLNYLDRPGTESWVSPPEPVLLKKIQEFFIEGGIPVDITGFDEITPLLAQDDSIALIDETLRRRPCTAEDIAQMTGLQAPEIRKKLALMVQQGTVQAKSGERGIFYWISSNS from the coding sequence ATGACTCACCACATTTTTGGGCCGGTCATCTCAAGACGACTTGGACGATCTCTTGGGATTGACCTCATCCCCTTTAAGACATGTTCATATAACTGTGCATATTGTGAATGCGGGGCAACAACTGATCTCACATCACAGCGAAGAGAATTTTTTCCTCCCGATGAGATCATTCGCCAGTTGGATACTGTTCTCTCCTCTTCTCCAAAACTTGATTATATCACGTTTGCAGGTTCAGGTGAACCCACCCTCTCTCTCTCCCTTGGTCCCGTGCTGGTATACCTGAAAAAAAACTACGAACAATATAAGGTAGCGGTTCTTACAAATGGAAGTCTCTGCACTGACCCAGCAGTGAGGCGGGATCTTCTGCCTGCTGATCTCGTGAGCCCGACGATAACCACAACCACACAAGAGATCTTCGAGAGAATACACAGACCTGCTCCGGGTCTATTCGTAAAGGAGATAATCCAGGGCCTACAGTCTTTGAGGAATGAATATTCAGGCCAGATCTGGCTTGAGGTTTTTCTGGTTCCCGGTCTTAACACCTCAGATAATGAACTCGAAATGCTCCGGAATGCAGTATTCAGCATCAGACCGGATCGAATCCAGTTAAATTATCTTGACCGGCCAGGAACTGAATCATGGGTATCTCCTCCTGAACCTGTACTCCTCAAGAAGATTCAGGAATTTTTTATTGAAGGAGGGATACCGGTTGATATCACCGGGTTTGATGAAATAACTCCTCTTCTTGCTCAGGATGATAGTATTGCCCTGATAGATGAAACACTCCGGCGTCGTCCCTGTACTGCTGAAGATATCGCACAAATGACTGGTCTTCAAGCACCGGAGATCAGAAAAAAACTGGCCCTGATGGTTCAGCAGGGCACTGTCCAGGCAAAAAGTGGGGAGCGGGGAATTTTTTATTGGATCTCCTCGAATTCCTGA
- a CDS encoding DUF5320 domain-containing protein, with protein MPRFDGTGPIGRGPMTGRGFGYCRTAYQPTQQPVAPSGENQTGATTENIPVYQPPVQGQAPVYGLGRGGIPYGGGRGCASGGPRGRRGRCFW; from the coding sequence ATGCCAAGATTTGATGGTACCGGCCCCATTGGACGGGGTCCTATGACAGGAAGAGGATTTGGATACTGCCGCACCGCATACCAGCCCACACAGCAGCCAGTCGCACCTTCCGGAGAAAACCAGACAGGAGCCACCACTGAAAATATCCCCGTATACCAGCCACCAGTTCAGGGTCAGGCACCAGTATACGGACTCGGTCGTGGAGGAATACCCTATGGCGGGGGACGAGGATGTGCATCTGGAGGTCCTCGAGGAAGAAGGGGACGCTGTTTCTGGTAA
- a CDS encoding AbrB/MazE/SpoVT family DNA-binding domain-containing protein, which translates to MEVIIRENGDLTIPQTIFANTNFKPGQKVIITIESGKIVISPDKEEILERFKQLSKNNYITHIDSDEIHEQMILERFKTI; encoded by the coding sequence ATGGAAGTAATCATCAGGGAAAATGGTGATCTAACCATCCCTCAAACAATATTTGCCAACACTAATTTCAAGCCTGGGCAAAAAGTAATCATTACCATTGAATCTGGAAAAATTGTAATTTCTCCAGATAAAGAAGAAATATTAGAAAGATTTAAGCAACTTTCTAAAAACAATTATATTACTCATATTGATTCGGATGAGATCCATGAACAGATGATTCTCGAGAGATTTAAAACAATATGA
- a CDS encoding ferrous iron transporter B: MKKIVLMGNPNVGKSVVFSRLTGTHVITSNFPGTTVDYSQGATCLGRERVFIIDAPGTYSLDPTNPAEEVSLRILNEADIVVNVLDATNLERNLILTLELLSRNVPLLVVLNLWDEAAHTGIEIDVSRLQELLGVPVIPTVAVTGEGIAELASYFSQDASVPEQKNYSDEEKWVMIGQITREVQTITHRHHTLRDLISDITIKPVTGIPVAILVILVSLWAVIFIGEACITYITDPLFELYLPIITQVSEFIGPGFIHQILIGELVDGGIDFEQSMGILTTGLYVPFGIVLPYVIVFYILAALLEDSGYLPRLATLTDTFFHRLGMHGYGIVPVFLGLGCNVPGILATRVLETRKQRFIAATLIAISIPCMAKTAMIFGTIGQFGFLYILLVIAVLVIVYITIGMVLSRFIHGECPEIFLEIPPYRTPRLNMVMKKTWMRLVAFIAEAVPYLFLGVLLINILYATGFLAWLGTALAPLIVGWLGLPKEASGALLTGFLRKDLAIGMLLPLDMTAQQMVVAVTTLTMYFPCAGAFAVLYRELGFSGMIKSVIVMATTAFFVGGIMRFILIGI, translated from the coding sequence TTGAAAAAGATTGTTCTGATGGGGAACCCGAATGTCGGGAAGAGTGTGGTATTTTCCCGGCTGACCGGAACCCATGTGATTACCTCCAATTTTCCCGGAACGACGGTTGATTATTCACAGGGAGCGACATGTCTTGGCAGGGAACGGGTGTTTATCATCGATGCACCCGGAACATATTCTCTGGATCCAACAAACCCTGCCGAGGAGGTCTCATTACGTATTCTGAATGAAGCGGATATTGTGGTAAATGTTCTAGATGCCACAAACCTTGAGCGAAATCTCATCCTTACTCTGGAGCTCCTTTCAAGGAATGTTCCCCTGCTTGTTGTCCTGAATTTATGGGATGAAGCCGCACATACGGGCATTGAAATTGACGTGTCCAGGCTCCAGGAACTGCTTGGTGTACCGGTCATTCCGACTGTTGCGGTTACCGGCGAAGGTATTGCCGAGCTTGCTTCCTATTTCTCACAAGATGCTTCGGTCCCAGAGCAGAAGAACTACAGCGATGAGGAAAAATGGGTTATGATCGGACAGATCACGAGGGAAGTTCAGACTATAACTCACCGTCACCATACTCTTCGTGATCTGATATCTGATATCACCATCAAACCGGTAACCGGAATCCCTGTTGCTATACTGGTAATTCTGGTCTCATTATGGGCGGTAATTTTTATTGGTGAGGCCTGTATAACGTATATCACCGACCCTCTCTTCGAACTGTATCTTCCGATCATCACCCAGGTGTCTGAATTCATCGGACCGGGATTTATTCATCAGATATTGATTGGGGAACTGGTCGACGGAGGGATTGATTTTGAACAGTCAATGGGAATTCTGACAACGGGCCTTTATGTTCCGTTCGGGATTGTCCTCCCGTATGTCATTGTCTTTTACATCCTCGCAGCACTCCTTGAGGATTCAGGATACCTGCCCCGGCTCGCAACCCTGACTGATACCTTCTTTCACCGTTTGGGGATGCATGGGTATGGTATTGTTCCGGTTTTTTTAGGTCTTGGGTGCAATGTTCCGGGTATTCTTGCAACCCGGGTTCTTGAAACACGAAAACAACGGTTCATTGCTGCAACATTAATAGCAATCTCTATCCCCTGTATGGCAAAGACTGCCATGATATTCGGGACTATCGGACAGTTTGGCTTTTTGTATATCCTTCTGGTCATTGCAGTGCTTGTGATTGTGTATATCACCATCGGGATGGTTCTCAGTCGATTCATACATGGCGAGTGTCCGGAAATATTTCTTGAAATACCCCCATACCGGACCCCCCGGCTTAACATGGTCATGAAAAAGACCTGGATGCGTCTTGTTGCTTTCATTGCAGAAGCGGTGCCATATCTGTTCCTCGGGGTCCTGTTGATCAACATATTATATGCAACCGGATTCCTTGCCTGGCTCGGGACAGCACTCGCTCCCCTTATCGTTGGTTGGCTTGGGCTGCCAAAGGAAGCTTCCGGAGCTCTTCTGACCGGATTTTTACGAAAAGATCTGGCTATAGGTATGCTCCTTCCCCTGGATATGACCGCTCAGCAGATGGTTGTAGCGGTTACCACGTTGACGATGTACTTCCCCTGTGCCGGGGCTTTTGCAGTGCTGTATCGTGAGCTTGGATTCTCCGGAATGATAAAATCAGTAATCGTAATGGCAACGACCGCATTTTTTGTGGGCGGTATCATGCGTTTTATCCTGATTGGGATATAA
- a CDS encoding tetratricopeptide repeat protein yields MIILGSPSGADVNKTYYNGYSFDPELVPSGMIPYQGGWSHGSLFSAPNWLLAQIDQNLMSTVLDRGVTPTPTPVIGSDTYDTHISEGFAALEGSNYRAAYTAFQAATVLKPDSSDAWYGLGIALESQKRFL; encoded by the coding sequence TTGATTATTCTGGGAAGCCCCTCTGGTGCAGATGTCAACAAAACATACTACAACGGGTATTCGTTTGATCCCGAACTTGTTCCATCCGGAATGATTCCCTATCAGGGTGGATGGTCGCATGGCTCACTCTTTTCAGCTCCAAACTGGCTGCTTGCCCAGATAGATCAAAATCTGATGAGTACGGTACTTGACCGGGGAGTCACTCCGACCCCGACTCCGGTAATTGGTTCTGATACATATGATACTCATATATCAGAGGGGTTTGCTGCTCTCGAAGGGAGTAACTATCGTGCTGCGTATACAGCGTTTCAGGCTGCTACCGTTCTCAAACCTGATTCATCAGATGCATGGTATGGCCTTGGGATTGCCCTCGAAAGCCAGAAAAGATTCCTGTAA
- a CDS encoding AbrB/MazE/SpoVT family DNA-binding domain-containing protein, giving the protein MQTSVTKRGQTVIPAAIRKKYHIDAGVHLVWLDDGDTIRVVPVPNDPLLSLRGSGRGKNYTKKLLEERNIDRNRENSINEH; this is encoded by the coding sequence ATGCAGACATCAGTAACGAAACGCGGTCAAACCGTTATTCCAGCTGCAATTCGAAAAAAATACCATATCGATGCAGGGGTCCATTTGGTATGGCTGGATGATGGAGACACCATTCGAGTAGTCCCAGTACCGAATGATCCATTACTTTCTCTCAGGGGATCGGGGCGGGGAAAAAACTATACAAAAAAGTTGTTAGAGGAACGAAACATAGATCGGAACCGCGAAAACTCCATCAATGAACATTGA
- a CDS encoding FeoA family protein, with amino-acid sequence MVVSVMELEEGKTAKIIEIQGGHGMQNQLRSIGILEGKDIAVVTHHPFQGPIVVKVDRKMISLGRGLACRIMVEMTS; translated from the coding sequence ATGGTTGTATCTGTAATGGAACTTGAGGAAGGAAAAACCGCAAAAATTATCGAGATACAAGGTGGCCACGGGATGCAGAATCAACTGCGTTCAATAGGCATCCTTGAAGGAAAAGATATTGCTGTGGTAACACATCATCCCTTTCAAGGACCGATCGTTGTGAAGGTTGACCGGAAGATGATCAGCCTTGGCAGAGGGCTGGCCTGTCGGATCATGGTGGAGATGACCAGTTGA
- a CDS encoding CGGC domain-containing protein: protein MSNSKKIGIIICDRYRTCAGGKCLRSMHNREGAFSRYKGMEIELIGFATCNGCPGGNIEYAPAEMKKNGAEIIHLATGMIVGYPPCPRIKYFSSFITEKYGIEVVIGTHPIPTSYYETHSHLGTWNSESWKDMLAPTLGDEKTRADYN from the coding sequence ATGAGTAATTCCAAAAAAATCGGGATAATTATCTGTGATCGATATCGAACCTGTGCCGGGGGTAAATGCCTGAGATCCATGCACAACCGTGAAGGAGCCTTCAGCCGGTATAAGGGAATGGAGATTGAACTGATTGGATTTGCCACCTGTAATGGATGTCCGGGAGGAAATATTGAATATGCTCCGGCAGAGATGAAAAAGAACGGTGCTGAAATAATTCACCTTGCCACGGGAATGATAGTTGGATACCCTCCATGTCCACGCATAAAATATTTCTCATCCTTCATCACGGAAAAATATGGAATCGAAGTGGTGATTGGCACACATCCCATTCCTACAAGTTATTACGAGACGCATTCGCATCTTGGGACATGGAATTCAGAGTCATGGAAAGATATGCTGGCCCCGACCCTTGGTGATGAAAAAACCAGGGCCGATTACAATTAA
- a CDS encoding NifB/NifX family molybdenum-iron cluster-binding protein yields the protein MKVAIACDGKNVSGHFGHCEGYAIYDATDSVIAYSETLQSPGHEPGRLPVFLAEHGVNLIIAGGMGARAVQLFNDNNIEVILGVSGPVDVAAQDYIAGRLKSTGSICTQHDHECSGH from the coding sequence ATGAAAGTTGCAATAGCATGTGATGGAAAAAATGTATCGGGACATTTCGGACATTGTGAAGGATATGCAATCTATGATGCTACAGATTCAGTCATTGCATATTCAGAAACTCTGCAAAGCCCCGGGCATGAACCGGGCCGGCTTCCGGTCTTTCTGGCAGAACACGGGGTCAACCTGATTATCGCCGGAGGGATGGGTGCCCGGGCAGTTCAGCTCTTCAATGATAATAATATTGAAGTAATTCTTGGTGTGAGCGGTCCGGTAGATGTCGCAGCCCAGGATTATATTGCAGGGAGATTAAAATCAACCGGCAGTATCTGTACTCAACATGATCACGAGTGTTCCGGACATTAA
- a CDS encoding type II toxin-antitoxin system VapC family toxin — MPEQKESLAIIEEMIASDNTFYVNTIIISETYHILTRMLGKEEAMQRTQAILSSKYITYLPVSYEIMNKAICTSCDKEVRINDAIIGIQALCNADGILTDNTKDFKKIDGLNIIPLRKTE, encoded by the coding sequence ATGCCTGAGCAGAAAGAGAGTCTTGCCATTATCGAAGAAATGATTGCTTCTGATAATACATTTTATGTGAATACTATCATAATTTCTGAGACGTACCACATACTAACCCGTATGCTGGGTAAAGAAGAAGCGATGCAAAGAACACAAGCAATCTTATCCTCAAAATATATTACATATCTCCCCGTTTCTTATGAAATAATGAATAAAGCCATATGCACCAGTTGTGATAAGGAAGTTCGAATAAATGATGCGATCATTGGCATTCAGGCATTATGCAATGCTGATGGAATACTGACAGATAATACGAAAGACTTCAAAAAGATAGATGGATTAAACATCATTCCATTGAGAAAAACCGAATGA